ccgattccggaattaatttccgtttcgaacaaatatttaatatttccgtttccggaattattttctgattccgataatatttccgattctaacaatatttccgtttccggcaatatttccgataatattttccgatacgtaccatgtttccgtttccggcaacatctacgacttggataatatttatatttccgatacgatccatatttccgtttccggcaatatcatcgtttccggagtattcatttcttgcctgtgacgatctcagctcccactgaaaccaagatccgtcgattccgaatatccatagatggagtatttaatgccattaaatacttgatccgtttacgtactatttgtgtgaccctacgggttcagtcaagagtaagctgtggattaatatcattaattccacttgaactgaagcggcctctagctaggcattcagctcacttgatctcactgaattattaacttgttaattaatactgaaccgcatttattagacttaacattgaatgcatacttggaccaagggcattatttccttcacgtccACGCTTTCAAACTTGCAGCTGGCGATGAAATTACgaggaaagagagagagagagagagagagagagagagagagagagagagagagagagagagagagagagagagagagagagagagagagagagagagattccTTTATGTTTGAGAGAGCGGGGGAGACAGAGAGACGAGCAGTTAAATTAGAGAGAGAACGAAGAGCAACTACTAAACtttaaggggggggggggagttgGGCAGTTGAGTTTATTTATATTTGAATATAGTTCCTTAATCTCATTTCAAATTTGCGTAATTATACTACactaaaagaacaacaaaatgtACGGGTGCGGGCATTACCAAGTTTTGTAACGGTAGTTACCATCAGCGTTCTCCCCAAGTCATTCGTAGGTTTACTAGTATTTGTAATATATTTCGATGTCAATTTGTTTAAGTTGCGAGCCGAGTACTTTAATAAAAGGGATAGAATTTAATACCTtagttttatataattataacGTACAATAAAATATGGCCTAGTGGTTACGTTATTTCACAAAATACACTACATTACACAGAGGTTGGTAGCTACCAACACAAGCAGTAGCGTTCCAACTACACGTTTTAGGGAATACTAATACATAATAAGCACATAATACATTGATGTTTTTTTTCAATTGTTTTTTTTCCGATATACATAGTCATATTGTTAGCCAGACATGAAGAAATCCTCTCGGCCACCTCTTCTTTGAGTTCGTTCTGTTCCCAATCAACAAACCTTGCCAGCATTTCGAAACGAAATCGACACATTTCCTGAGATGATGCAACAATTGAGCATATATGTACACCAAtcaatttcttgaatttagttAACGGTATTATTAAGGCATGCATATATGTACACCAAtcaatttcttgaatttagttAAGAGTATTATCAAGGAACTATACCTTatagttttctatttttttccaaTTCTCTGGATTTGAACTacaacaaaaacattaattaacagCGCCTAATTAATAGCGCTTATCAAAAAGTGCTATTAATTGTATCAAATAACAGCattatattttatattgctgttaAAAGAAACAATATTAATTTCCAGCTTAATATTATACAGCGCTTTTCTTTAAACGctatgattaatttaattactaGCAAGTCTTATTTCGCAAAATTAGTAAACTTATTTACTCATAAAAAATCTTATCTCCCATCAAAGGCAGTTTAGTGTGCCAAGAAGtaggagaagagagagaaacaaaCTAAAAAAACTTTGAGAGGGAAAGAGAGGGATAActtagggttttatttttttcccgaTTGTAAATTTCAATTCATGGAATCGAAGCCCTAAGTCTAATAATCTCGTCATGGATGGCGCACGTTTGGGTGAATTACTAGCGTGCACCACCTAGAGTTCCATGGAAAAAAGGGGTCGGCCGAGGAAGAATCCGGCGCCTCCGAGCAATGGCCAGTCTTCGTTGAAGGTACCTGCTACTGCTCAGCCTCAAGTGACACCAGTCGGTGTTTCTCCAGTTGAAGCTTCGCTGAATGGGTCTACTGCCGGAGCTGTGCGAAATTCGATTCAGCCTCCGTCAGTTCGTCCGCTTGATCTGCCTGTCACTCCACCGATTCCAGAACATCAGCCCATATCAAGGAATGGAGCGTGTTCACGAGGTATGAGATTATCTTTCATACCCCCAATTTTGAAGAATGGATAACCTGTGGCTTGTTTACAGAAAGAGATTGTTAATCTCGTCATGGATTACTCCATTTCAAACCAATTCGAAATCTTTGATATCTGTCAACGATTATGCggtaatttcaatttcaaattcaattttaTACGATTAATGAACCTTTTCTGGATTATGTTATGTTGTTCTTTGTCGAATTGCTTTCTGCTGATTGTTGATTTTCTTGATGATTAATCTATTTGTtcattgatattttttttttttaccatttctGTGATTCTGAATTTCTTGAGATGGTTAATTTTGCTTTATGTTGATTCGATGCCTTAGTGTTCTCATAATTTGGTTTGATTTCATAATTCCGGTTTGTTTGCTTATCTTGGGTGAAATGTAGGGTGAAGTGGTGTATGTCTAATTGTTTGGGAGATTTACTGGTTTAAAGAACTCTTTTATCATTTGCGATTCTCTGGATTTTCTAGGtttcttataatatgattttAGAAATATTCTTTTAGGAATTAGAAATATCAGTTGTGAACATTAGTTGTCTTTCCTGTTAAGAAATTAATATATACCTTTTGCATTAATCCACCAAAAATAATGTTTCACTAATTTCAAtagttctgattttattttctCAGCTTACCTACTTACTCAACATTTTGATCCGTAATTAAAATAAGAACAAGCTGATGAAAGAATGGCTTTCTAAACATAACAGTATCTTACATCTCAATTATACAGTTGGTTGTTGCTAAGTTTTTGTTTGTTATTATCCTGATGAGCTAATTCATATTTGTGGAAGATCAGACCATACAGTAACTTGGATACCTGACTCAGACACAGCTCTGGTCTAAGTATTAAATTCGGCTATATTTGATGACACGTTTTCCATGTTTTTTGTCCAAAATGAAATGTTCATTGTCCATATCCAAGTTGGGAGTCAAGACTTTGACATGTGTACTTGAGGTTGAATTAAGAATTTGAGTTACTAAGTTACATAAGCTGTTGTGGTCCTTGTAGTTTTCTTGAACAGCCAGTTCTACTTGTTAATTTTGTGATCTGGAACTTATATCGTTGACTGCAAATGAAATATACACTATTTTCAATGTTTTTATCACCGTACGATGAAACGAAGGTGTGCTTAGCAAGGTCGGATCAAGAAAATTATTTAGTAGCAATGAGATCAAATTGCCACAAACCTTCCTTATGCTGCATTTCGAGTCTGCAATGGTGGATATGTATACGTTTGTTTATACTTGTCGCTATTTCTTACAGTTTCGTGTGTAACCAAAAGGACGCTACACAAACACAGTAATGTCTCGCTCTAGTAAAATCATTCACTATATATATAACCGACTTTTAAGAACACAATTCAACACTAACAATATGTCAAGTCTGTTTGACAATAATTATTCATCTAAACGAAATATTTAGGAAAAATGCTGTAACAAACAAgaatttttactttattgaatgTGACGCCGTACAACATAATTTACCT
This sequence is a window from Spinacia oleracea cultivar Varoflay chromosome 1, BTI_SOV_V1, whole genome shotgun sequence. Protein-coding genes within it:
- the LOC110776149 gene encoding uncharacterized protein isoform X2, producing the protein MEKRGRPRKNPAPPSNGQSSLKVPATAQPQVTPVGVSPVEASLNGSTAGAVRNSIQPPSVRPLDLPVTPPIPEHQPISRNGACSRAFSQHTTNFVIYFHHFFLHKDISCKQERKLSYCCKYSHRQLRFSSTERGSMECISKMQISVHA